CAACATCTTCAGTTTTATCTTCTTCAGGTTGTTTATTGTCTTCAGTGTTTTCAGGTTTATCTTCAGGTTTAACTTCTGGAGTTACAACATCTTCAGTTTTATCTTCTTCAGGTTGTTTATTGTCTTCAGTGTTTTCAGGTTTATCTTCAGGTTTAACTTCTGGAGTTACAACATCTTCAGTTTTATCTTCTTCAGGTTTATTTTCAGAAGCTGGAACTTCAATAATTGCTGGATTTACACTTGTATTGCCAACTTTATCAGTTGCACTAATTTCTACCTTATCACTAGCATTTGGAATAGTAATTACAAAATTACCATCTTTGTCAGCCGTCGCCTTATCTCCATTAGGAGTTGAAACTACCGCTTCTGGCTCTGTTTTACCTGATACTACTACATTTCCTTCTACAACTTCTACTTTAGTATCTGTTATTACAGGAGCTATATTATCTACACTAAATGAGCTATCTACACTATTATTACCATTCTCAACATGATATTTATATAATAATTCAGCATTTGATAAGTCAAAAGTATAGTTATAATCACCATTAGCATCAGCTGTAACTTTTACAGGGAAATGGATTTGAGCTACATTGTTACCATCTAATGTATAACCAATAACATTTATTGTTACTTCAGAATTAGGTGTAGCTCCACTACCTTTTATAGTAAATTCTGTTCCATTTGTTAATTTACCATCTACAATATTAGAATCTTTATCATATACATTTGCAGTTAAATTTAATGGTTTTTCTTCAGGTTTAACTTCAGGTTGAGTATTATCTTCAGTTTTATCTTCTTCAGGTTTAACTTCTGGAGTTACAACATCTTCGGTATTTTCAGGTTTTTCTTCAGGTTTAACTTCAGGTTGAGTATTGTTTCCTGTATTATTTTCTGGATTTTCAGGAACTACATTGTCATTAGCACCATTATTTCCTGGAATTGTAGGAATTTCGCCATTGTTAGCTTCTCCATTAATTTCAGGTGTTACTTGATTACCTTGTGCTAATAAATCATTAAGATTTGCAGCACCTAAGCCGTTGTTGTTAAAGTTAGTAATAACATTATTATCAACTTCTCTTGATAATACATCTGCATAAACTGTGCTTTCGCTACCTGATTGGTCAAATACAACATCATTTAATGTTCCAGTAGCACCAGCAGCACCAGCTTCACCAGCAGCAGTTGCGTCTAATTCTATTTCTCCATTGTTATTTACTAAGTTATTGATTAAGTTATTGATTTTATCATCAATTGCAGCTTCATTTTCAAAGCTTTCACTTGTTAAAATACTATTATCAATCTTTGCAACATTATCTCCTACAATATGTAAAACTTTGCCACTGCTAAGTTCTATATCAACACTTGTATCTTTTCCGATTGTTCTAATAGTATCATTTAGTGATACTGCATCGCCTACATTTAGTGACTTCTCACCATTAACATTAATAGCTTTAACATCGCCTATTAATTTAATAATTTTTCCAGCTTCCGCCATAATATTTCTCCTTGTTGAATTTCAAAACAAGGTTAATTTAACGAAAATATATAAATTCTATTATTGCCCTTCAGTGCAAAAAATATAATTTTTACAAAAAAAGGCAAAAAAATGTATAAAATATTAATTACAAGCTTTAGTAAAACCTAATTCGCAAGCTTTTTGAAAGAATTTTTTTGATTTAGAAGAATCTGTTTTGATATATGTCTTATCATTATCTTTTAATCCATCTTCATACATATATCCAAGTCTAGAACAAGAATAACCATCGCCAATCTTACAAGATTTTTCATAGTTTTTTATAGCTTTTTCAAAATCATTATTATGTTCTTGTAATACCGCTAAGCTAGCACAAGAATCTTTATCATCTAATTCACATCCTTGCTCATAATACATTTGAGTTTTTTCTATATTGTTTAAATATCTATAAACATCTCCTATTGACTTGCAAGCTTTATAATTTTTATTATTACACTCTTTATCGCTTAAATCAGAAAAATTAGATATTTTATTATTAACAACTTGGGTAGTTAAATACCAATTTGACACCATCTGACAACCATAATCATCACCTAAACCACAAGCTCTTAAATAAAAATCAATTCCTTGATTAGGATTTAAATTATTAGCAAGTTCTATACAAGAATTAGCAATTCCACCATTGCAAGCTTTAAATAATTCGTCTTGTTTAAATTCTTTATATTCTTTTTTTTGTAAATAAGCATAATTATCACAAGCTTCATAAATATCATTCTTACAAGCATTATCTAATAAATCATTCGCTTTTTTTATATCCTTATTAACGCCAAGTCCTAGATAATACATTTTTCCAAGACTTCCACAAGCTTTTTTATTATTCAAATCACAAGATTTTTTATAATATTTATAAGCATAAGAATAAGAAATTCCAGTTCCTAATCCAAATTCATTCATCTCTCCTAATCTATAACAAGCATTAGAATTATCTTTATTACATTCTTGTTTAAAATTAGGATAAGCTTTTTTATATTCACCCTTTTCAAACAAACTTTCATTAGCACTTAAAGATACCAAAATACCTAAAGCTAATAATATTTTTCTCATACAATCTCCTTAAAAAATATCAAATAAATTAAAGTAAAAATAATATGTAAAAATCGTAAATATTGAAGAGATTAAAAGGGTTGCATTTAGGAGTATAGTTGAAAAATGATTAACGATTTATTAGCTGCAACCCTTTAAAACAAGGAATGGCGTATTATAACCACACAATTATTAAAATAATATTAAACTAAATAAAAATTTTATAAATATTTTATTTTTTATATTATTTATAAATTATTTTCTAAATCTATACTAAATAAATCATAGTTTTTCCTATAATCTTTTGTAGAAATATTAAAAAACCCTAATAAAGAACTAAATAAATTATCTTGAGATAGTTTAAAATCAAGTTTATCTTTATTGTTATACTCATAATTAGTCCATAAAATAGCCGGAATTTGAATTTGCTCTTTTGGTGCTAAATAATATGGCATTCCGTGCAAATAAAACCCATTTTCTCCTAAACTTTCTCCGTGATCACTTAGATAAAATAAAGCTTTTTTATCAGCATTATCAGTCTTTAAAACATCAATCAAACTAGCCACTATAAAATCAGTATAAAGCAAGGTGTTATCATAAGTGTTATATAAATTATCTTCGCTACATTCTTGCAATTTATTTGTATTACAAGTTGGAGTAAATTTTTCAAATTCTTTTGGATATCTAAGATAATAACTTGGCCCATGAGAACCTTGCAAATGCACTATTATTAATGTATTTTTATCTTTTTTACTTTTTAATATATTCTTAGTTTCATCAACTAACCATCCATCATAATCTTTACTTTTAATAATAGAATTAATGTCATTACAAACATTTTGACAACCACCAGAATTATTATCTATCCAACGCACATCAATAAAACGATTTAAAAGATTTAAAACATTCTCATAATTTTCACCTTTTTTAAAATCCACCCTATCATGCAATGAAAACATACAAGGTAAAGATTGAGCAGTGGCAGTCCCGCAAGATGTAAAATTACTAAAATAATTAATATTTAAATTCTTAGTATAAAAATTAGTATCGTTTTTAGTATATCCGCCTAAAGAATAATTCTTTGCCCTTGCAGTTTCTCCTACTACTAAAATAAAAGTTTTACTCTCATTATCATCTTGAATAGAAGCATCAAGCCCTATTTTTACCATCTCTTCTTTAGGAGTGAATTTTGATTTTGTTATTTTGATAGCAGAATATATTTGATGAAAAGGCACATTGTAATATCTTATGTTATCATTAGTTCTAATAAAAGGTATAAAAGTTCTAGAATTAGTAAATACTATGACAAAAATCAATATAGCACTTAAAATAATTGAAACTATTTTAGCTAGATAATAACCTTTTTTTATACTGATAAATCTTAGCAAAATTATTGGTAATACAACGCTTAATAATATAAAAAATACAAAGGATAAAGAAAATAAATCGCTCATTTCTCTTTTGTCTGTTAAAAATACATTAGCTACCATATTTCCATCAATAACTACATTGTAAGTTTTAATAAAATATATACTAAATCCAGTGCATATTATTAAAATAATAGAACAAATATAAGCCAAAATTCTAAAAAAACATAATATATTAACAACTAAAAATATCAATGTAAAATATATAATATTTACTATTGTAAAAAAATAAATATCACTTATTTTATTACTCAAAAATGCAAGCATAGAAAAATAATTCAAAGCAATTATATATGCACTTAAAACAAAATTAAATAAAATTGGATTTATCTTTAACATTTACTACCTTTTTGTATAGTTTTTATCATTATAAATAACTTAATTTAAGGAATAGTTTTGAGATTAATTTCGTGGAATGTAAATGGTTTAAGAGCAATTTGTGATAAAGATGGGTTTTCGTTTTTAGAAAAATACCCTACTGAT
This is a stretch of genomic DNA from Campylobacter sp. RM12651. It encodes these proteins:
- a CDS encoding tetratricopeptide repeat protein — encoded protein: MRKILLALGILVSLSANESLFEKGEYKKAYPNFKQECNKDNSNACYRLGEMNEFGLGTGISYSYAYKYYKKSCDLNNKKACGSLGKMYYLGLGVNKDIKKANDLLDNACKNDIYEACDNYAYLQKKEYKEFKQDELFKACNGGIANSCIELANNLNPNQGIDFYLRACGLGDDYGCQMVSNWYLTTQVVNNKISNFSDLSDKECNNKNYKACKSIGDVYRYLNNIEKTQMYYEQGCELDDKDSCASLAVLQEHNNDFEKAIKNYEKSCKIGDGYSCSRLGYMYEDGLKDNDKTYIKTDSSKSKKFFQKACELGFTKACN
- a CDS encoding phosphoethanolamine--lipid A transferase; the encoded protein is MLKINPILFNFVLSAYIIALNYFSMLAFLSNKISDIYFFTIVNIIYFTLIFLVVNILCFFRILAYICSIILIICTGFSIYFIKTYNVVIDGNMVANVFLTDKREMSDLFSLSFVFFILLSVVLPIILLRFISIKKGYYLAKIVSIILSAILIFVIVFTNSRTFIPFIRTNDNIRYYNVPFHQIYSAIKITKSKFTPKEEMVKIGLDASIQDDNESKTFILVVGETARAKNYSLGGYTKNDTNFYTKNLNINYFSNFTSCGTATAQSLPCMFSLHDRVDFKKGENYENVLNLLNRFIDVRWIDNNSGGCQNVCNDINSIIKSKDYDGWLVDETKNILKSKKDKNTLIIVHLQGSHGPSYYLRYPKEFEKFTPTCNTNKLQECSEDNLYNTYDNTLLYTDFIVASLIDVLKTDNADKKALFYLSDHGESLGENGFYLHGMPYYLAPKEQIQIPAILWTNYEYNNKDKLDFKLSQDNLFSSLLGFFNISTKDYRKNYDLFSIDLENNL